One stretch of Rathayibacter festucae DSM 15932 DNA includes these proteins:
- a CDS encoding ABC transporter substrate-binding protein codes for MSRPSARRFWRALVVPTVLATAVALGAAGCTTAPSTSTGDTLRIASIGNASFTRNFNPFSPSALKITNRAIYESPMVTNLAKGEIEPWLASGYQWSDDGLQLTFTLNDGLTWSDGEALTAADVAYTFGLVRKVLGDATYDYVDSVAAPDEKTVVYTFNRPYTPGLYELGVQVVVPEHVWKDVDDPATFQNPDPVGSGPFTQVQSFSAQSFDLLRNPDYWQKDKADYSGIRVIAYGANDAANIAAINGDIDFGLGFIQDIQKTYVDPDPEHRGYWFPAVGNTVSLTLNTTQAPFDDVQLRKAISMGIDRDKVAATGMSGYTHPADCTGLSDAYDSWRDETVVAQCDWTTYDVDAANAMLDAAGYAKGSDGMRVAPDGTPVSFSIGVGSASTDWIAVAQVISDDMKAIGVDAPLKVQDWSQINQALFGGTFQGNIAWSQTGVTPYEFYRGMLSCRTVQPEGEQATQNFQRFCDPQADVLLDQFAAATSEDEQRSVMNQLQALYSEQAPTVPLFPGPEWGAYNSTTFVGWPSEEDPYATLSPEASSTVKVLTTIHPR; via the coding sequence ATGTCCCGACCTTCTGCGCGACGCTTCTGGCGCGCGTTAGTAGTCCCCACGGTCCTCGCCACCGCGGTCGCCCTCGGCGCCGCCGGCTGCACCACCGCTCCGAGCACGAGCACCGGCGACACCCTGCGGATCGCCTCGATCGGCAACGCCTCCTTCACCCGCAACTTCAACCCGTTCTCGCCGTCTGCGCTCAAGATCACCAACCGCGCGATCTACGAGTCGCCGATGGTGACGAACCTCGCGAAGGGCGAGATCGAGCCCTGGCTGGCCAGCGGCTACCAGTGGAGCGACGACGGCCTGCAGCTCACCTTCACGCTGAACGACGGCCTGACCTGGTCGGACGGCGAGGCGCTCACCGCCGCGGACGTGGCCTACACCTTCGGTCTGGTGCGGAAGGTCCTCGGCGACGCCACCTACGACTACGTCGACTCCGTCGCGGCTCCCGACGAGAAGACCGTCGTCTACACCTTCAACCGCCCGTACACCCCGGGCCTCTACGAGCTCGGCGTCCAGGTCGTCGTGCCCGAGCACGTCTGGAAGGACGTCGACGACCCGGCCACCTTCCAGAACCCCGACCCGGTCGGCTCCGGCCCCTTCACCCAGGTGCAGAGCTTCTCGGCGCAGTCCTTCGACCTGCTGCGGAACCCGGACTACTGGCAGAAGGACAAGGCCGACTACTCGGGGATCCGCGTCATCGCCTACGGTGCCAACGACGCCGCCAACATCGCGGCGATCAACGGCGACATCGACTTCGGCCTCGGCTTCATCCAGGACATCCAGAAGACCTACGTGGACCCCGATCCCGAGCACCGCGGCTACTGGTTCCCCGCCGTCGGCAACACGGTCTCGCTCACGCTCAACACCACGCAGGCGCCGTTCGACGACGTGCAGCTGCGCAAGGCGATCAGCATGGGCATCGACCGCGACAAGGTCGCCGCGACCGGCATGAGCGGCTACACCCACCCCGCCGACTGCACCGGGCTGAGCGACGCCTACGACTCCTGGCGCGATGAGACCGTCGTCGCACAGTGCGACTGGACGACCTACGACGTCGACGCCGCGAACGCGATGCTCGACGCGGCGGGCTACGCGAAGGGCTCCGACGGCATGCGCGTCGCGCCCGACGGCACCCCCGTCTCGTTCTCGATCGGCGTCGGCTCGGCGTCGACCGACTGGATCGCGGTAGCGCAGGTGATCTCCGACGACATGAAGGCCATCGGCGTCGACGCCCCGCTCAAGGTGCAGGACTGGTCGCAGATCAACCAGGCGCTGTTCGGCGGCACCTTCCAGGGCAACATCGCCTGGAGCCAGACCGGCGTCACCCCCTACGAGTTCTACCGGGGCATGCTCTCCTGCCGCACGGTCCAGCCCGAGGGCGAGCAGGCCACGCAGAACTTCCAGCGCTTCTGCGACCCTCAGGCCGACGTCCTGCTCGATCAGTTCGCCGCGGCGACGAGCGAGGACGAGCAGCGCTCGGTGATGAACCAGCTGCAGGCCCTCTACTCCGAGCAGGCGCCGACCGTCCCGCTGTTCCC
- a CDS encoding LacI family DNA-binding transcriptional regulator: MTRRAVTMSDVARHIGVSRSAVSFAFNDEKQVSSETKARVLAAAAELGYRPNAGARALAGRTTDLFGLVTDIVSTPFAGELIAGAQEWFWEHGKSLIIVGTPTPDRPDSKSVEMMLEHRVGGVMIATTYNRAIEIPRELDDIDVALVHCYDEAGTHPSIVPDEQDGGYTATRLMLERGRRRIALVGIDEHLDAARGRLAGYRQALEEAGVPVDPALIVAGGADATSGYDATRALLARARPDGLFCGNDRIAMGAYDAARESGLGIPTDLSIVGFDNHEVIAAYLRPSLTTIALPFREMGRLGAELLVRGPGDHDVPRLTVRCPPILRDSV; encoded by the coding sequence ATGACACGCAGAGCAGTCACGATGAGCGACGTGGCGCGCCACATCGGCGTCTCCCGCTCGGCGGTCTCGTTCGCCTTCAACGACGAGAAGCAGGTCTCGAGCGAGACGAAGGCCCGGGTCCTCGCCGCGGCGGCCGAGCTCGGCTACCGGCCGAACGCCGGCGCCCGCGCCCTCGCCGGCCGCACCACCGACCTGTTCGGACTGGTCACGGACATCGTCTCGACCCCCTTCGCCGGCGAGCTGATCGCCGGCGCCCAGGAATGGTTCTGGGAGCACGGCAAGTCGCTGATCATCGTCGGCACCCCGACGCCCGACCGCCCGGACAGCAAGTCGGTCGAGATGATGCTCGAGCACCGGGTGGGCGGCGTGATGATCGCCACGACCTACAACCGCGCCATCGAGATCCCGCGTGAGCTCGACGACATCGACGTCGCCCTCGTGCACTGCTACGACGAGGCCGGCACGCACCCCTCGATCGTCCCCGACGAGCAGGACGGCGGCTACACGGCCACCCGGCTGATGCTCGAGCGCGGACGCCGCCGCATCGCGCTCGTCGGGATCGACGAGCACCTCGACGCGGCCCGCGGCCGCCTCGCCGGCTACCGGCAGGCGCTCGAGGAGGCCGGTGTCCCGGTCGACCCCGCGCTGATCGTGGCCGGCGGCGCGGATGCGACATCGGGCTACGACGCCACGAGGGCCCTGCTCGCCCGCGCGCGACCCGACGGCCTGTTCTGCGGCAACGACCGCATCGCCATGGGCGCCTACGACGCGGCTCGCGAGTCCGGCCTGGGCATCCCGACCGACCTCTCCATCGTCGGCTTCGACAATCACGAGGTCATCGCCGCGTATCTCCGTCCCTCGCTCACCACCATCGCCCTGCCGTTCCGCGAGATGGGCCGGCTCGGCGCCGAGCTCCTCGTGCGCGGCCCCGGCGATCACGACGTGCCGCGGCTCACCGTCCGCTGCCCCCCGATCCTGCGCGACTCGGTCTGA
- a CDS encoding putative bifunctional diguanylate cyclase/phosphodiesterase: MSDAAAGFSTARAEDPPASPEVLSGRGAPRSVRALRLGVGGAGLLLTLVLLVPHAPALPGLWLAFLVLLAAMWITASFRLELASGIGTVTFGVGVSVLAFLAQDVPRVQALLLWVLAIALFQVISRRPWAAVVYWTGLAALSGGAFLLVLSLFPQSGWWPVLAAVPAVLAYGLLSIGAEYLQAWLTLADVSDVPRPALRPDRVLLALGLNIVLVALAYGAHLSAGVERIDLGAGLEIRSANTLLIVALAVAVVSQYLRRARIERKLNGLIEAALALPWGDQEAIFETLERAARTAIPSASTRISATPGRAFELSAPIATPGLGLRHVVLTRRPDSGGFTTLEHRTLLALAHIATQALYDRRSTRVLRDQATTDSVTGLSNLRGLYEEFAAISDQEERAVLFMDLDDFKAVNDTHGHSTGNTVLQEVARRIRESVRGDDVVARIGGDEFAVLLDSVTAGAVALRIARAVERPLVVGDAELHPRISIGAPVAVDGGSFDRVMQEADERMYETKKERKGEEAQAAAVLEAETKELDLVAEVRAAVADGTVRVAFQPVIDVAERRIVGFEALARYTRTDGTALSPITLVDIARSLGLLDELTVQIVDQAVACMIEFRAIDPSVTFLSVNIEAEQLMHDGVTDVICAHRTADQGIQLCLELTEGSIGHVDEAVIERVRALTADGIAIALDDYGQEHAAAAALLTVPLSIVKIDRVFLADEENPRHATILRSIINLVSDLDMHTIVEGVETPSAHELLTSLHADRAQGYFYGRPLFPELVKERLRATGTAAMPEQPSA, from the coding sequence ATGAGCGATGCGGCTGCAGGATTCTCGACGGCGCGAGCCGAGGATCCGCCGGCCTCACCCGAGGTGCTCTCAGGCCGTGGCGCCCCGCGCTCGGTGCGCGCGCTCCGGCTCGGCGTCGGCGGCGCGGGCCTCCTCCTGACGCTGGTGCTGCTCGTCCCGCACGCACCGGCGCTCCCCGGGCTGTGGCTGGCGTTCCTGGTGCTGCTCGCCGCGATGTGGATCACGGCCTCGTTCCGGCTCGAACTCGCCTCCGGCATCGGCACGGTCACCTTCGGGGTCGGCGTCTCGGTGCTCGCCTTCCTGGCCCAGGACGTGCCGCGCGTCCAGGCGCTGCTGCTCTGGGTGCTCGCGATCGCGCTCTTCCAGGTGATCTCGCGGCGCCCCTGGGCCGCCGTCGTCTACTGGACCGGACTCGCCGCGCTCTCGGGCGGGGCGTTCCTGCTCGTCCTCTCCCTCTTCCCGCAGTCGGGCTGGTGGCCGGTCCTCGCGGCGGTGCCGGCGGTGCTCGCCTACGGACTGCTCTCGATCGGGGCCGAGTACCTGCAGGCCTGGCTGACCCTGGCCGACGTCAGCGACGTGCCGCGGCCGGCGCTCCGGCCCGACCGCGTGCTGCTCGCCCTCGGCCTCAACATCGTGCTGGTGGCCCTCGCCTACGGCGCGCACCTCTCCGCCGGAGTCGAGCGCATCGATCTCGGCGCCGGCCTCGAGATCCGCTCGGCGAACACGCTCCTGATCGTCGCGCTGGCGGTCGCCGTGGTCAGCCAGTACCTCCGTCGCGCCCGGATCGAGCGCAAGCTGAACGGCCTGATCGAGGCGGCGCTGGCTCTGCCGTGGGGCGACCAGGAGGCGATCTTCGAGACGCTCGAGCGGGCGGCCCGCACGGCGATCCCGTCAGCGAGCACGCGGATCTCCGCCACTCCCGGGCGCGCGTTCGAGCTGTCGGCGCCGATCGCCACGCCCGGTCTGGGCCTGCGGCACGTGGTCCTGACGCGGCGCCCCGACTCCGGCGGCTTCACCACCCTCGAGCACCGCACCCTCCTCGCCCTCGCGCACATCGCGACCCAGGCCCTCTACGATCGCCGCAGCACCCGCGTGCTGCGCGATCAGGCCACGACCGACTCGGTCACCGGTCTCAGCAACCTCCGCGGCCTGTACGAGGAGTTCGCGGCGATCAGCGACCAGGAGGAGCGGGCGGTGCTGTTCATGGATCTCGACGACTTCAAGGCCGTCAACGACACCCACGGCCACTCGACGGGCAACACCGTCCTGCAGGAGGTCGCCCGTCGCATCCGCGAGAGCGTGCGCGGGGACGACGTCGTCGCGCGCATCGGCGGCGACGAGTTCGCCGTCCTCCTGGACTCGGTCACCGCCGGAGCCGTCGCGCTCCGGATCGCGCGCGCGGTCGAGCGGCCCCTGGTCGTCGGCGACGCCGAGCTCCACCCCCGCATCAGCATCGGCGCCCCGGTCGCTGTCGACGGCGGCTCATTCGACCGGGTGATGCAGGAGGCGGACGAGCGGATGTACGAGACGAAGAAGGAGCGCAAGGGCGAGGAGGCGCAGGCGGCGGCGGTGCTGGAGGCCGAGACGAAGGAGCTGGATCTCGTCGCCGAGGTCCGCGCCGCCGTCGCCGACGGGACGGTGCGGGTCGCCTTCCAGCCGGTGATCGACGTCGCCGAGCGGCGCATCGTCGGCTTCGAGGCGCTGGCCCGCTACACCCGGACCGACGGCACCGCGCTGAGCCCGATCACCCTCGTCGACATCGCGCGCTCGCTGGGCCTGCTGGACGAGCTGACGGTGCAGATCGTCGACCAGGCGGTGGCCTGCATGATCGAGTTCCGCGCGATCGATCCGTCGGTCACGTTCCTGAGCGTCAACATCGAGGCGGAGCAGCTGATGCACGACGGCGTCACCGACGTGATCTGCGCACATCGCACCGCCGACCAGGGCATCCAGCTCTGCCTGGAGCTGACGGAGGGCTCCATCGGGCACGTCGACGAGGCCGTCATCGAGCGGGTCCGCGCCCTCACCGCGGACGGCATCGCGATCGCGCTCGACGACTACGGCCAGGAGCACGCGGCCGCCGCGGCGCTGCTGACGGTGCCGCTGAGCATCGTCAAGATCGACCGCGTCTTCCTCGCCGACGAGGAGAACCCCCGGCACGCGACGATCCTCCGCTCGATCATCAACCTGGTCTCGGACCTCGACATGCACACGATCGTCGAGGGCGTCGAGACGCCGTCCGCGCACGAGCTGCTGACGAGCCTGCACGCCGACCGCGCCCAGGGCTACTTCTACGGCCGCCCCCTCTTCCCGGAGCTGGTCAAGGAGCGCCTGCGCGCCACGGGCACGGCGGCGATGCCGGAGCAGCCGTCGGCGTAG
- a CDS encoding beta-galactosidase, translated as MQHLTDRILFGAAYYHEYQPTSRLGRRDLAEDFRLMKAAGFTVVRVGESVWSTWEPENGVFELDWLQPVLDAAHEHGIAVVLGTPTYAAPMWLARLYPEINVERSSGRPMGWGARQEIDYSHPAFLFHAERLIRRIVERYAAHPAVIGFQVDNEPGNEIFHNRQVFQRFVDHLRARYGTVETLNDEWGLTYWSHRLSTWADLWTPDANQQPQYDLAWRRFQASLTTDFIGWQADMVREITARAGRDDQFVTTCISYERRTVQDEELVRSLDIAAGNPYYRMQDGLELPDARVFDQHWTTSGTWALYATADRMYGSKQAPFLVTETDAQAIGMPWSNEPGYDGQWRQAAWALVSRGATMIEYWHWHTLHHGAETYWGGILPHSQEPGRVYEQIAALGADFAAAGDRVTELTPDSDVAILFSNESKWALEEYPSFSDSAHGTGAARGVPVASTRTFQTIFDSFARGAFEAGLQSNTVHPSQLTETTPAAYAAAHPVLVAAAFTIADDAQLQWLEAYAAAGGHLVVGVRTGYEDEEARARLQRKPAFLDRAAGVHYDEFANLAVPLPVVAESGFPLPVGATATLWADGLQPDDADVLVRYVHPHHGRFAAVTTRAHGAGRVTTVGTVPDLELARALMSWAVGDPASGWRRATASQTVTSATNRHGERIRFVHNWSWEPSVYPLPAAATDVLTGAELPAGTELELGPWDVRVLAAKD; from the coding sequence ATGCAGCACCTCACCGACCGCATCCTGTTCGGCGCGGCCTACTACCACGAGTACCAGCCGACCTCGCGGCTGGGCCGCCGCGACCTCGCCGAGGACTTCCGGCTGATGAAGGCCGCGGGCTTCACGGTCGTCCGCGTCGGCGAGTCGGTCTGGTCGACCTGGGAGCCCGAGAACGGGGTCTTCGAGCTCGACTGGCTGCAGCCGGTGCTCGATGCGGCCCACGAGCACGGCATCGCGGTCGTGCTGGGCACGCCGACCTACGCGGCGCCGATGTGGCTCGCGCGGCTGTACCCCGAGATCAACGTCGAGCGCTCGAGCGGTCGGCCGATGGGCTGGGGAGCCCGGCAGGAGATCGACTACTCGCACCCGGCCTTCCTCTTCCACGCCGAGCGGCTCATCCGGAGGATCGTCGAGCGCTACGCCGCGCATCCGGCGGTGATCGGCTTCCAGGTCGACAACGAGCCCGGCAACGAGATCTTCCACAACCGGCAGGTCTTCCAGCGCTTCGTCGACCACCTGCGCGCGCGCTACGGCACCGTCGAGACGCTGAACGACGAGTGGGGGCTGACCTACTGGTCGCACCGCCTGTCGACCTGGGCCGACCTGTGGACCCCGGACGCCAATCAGCAGCCGCAGTACGACCTGGCCTGGCGCCGCTTCCAGGCCTCGCTGACCACGGACTTCATCGGCTGGCAGGCCGACATGGTCCGGGAGATCACCGCGCGGGCCGGCCGCGACGACCAGTTCGTCACCACCTGCATCTCCTACGAGCGCAGGACGGTGCAGGACGAGGAGCTCGTGCGCTCCCTCGACATCGCCGCCGGCAATCCCTACTACCGGATGCAGGACGGGCTCGAGCTGCCGGACGCGCGGGTGTTCGATCAGCACTGGACGACCTCGGGCACCTGGGCGCTCTACGCCACCGCGGACCGCATGTACGGATCGAAGCAGGCGCCGTTCCTGGTGACCGAGACCGATGCGCAGGCGATCGGCATGCCGTGGTCGAACGAGCCCGGCTACGACGGTCAGTGGCGCCAGGCCGCCTGGGCTCTGGTCTCGCGGGGCGCGACGATGATCGAGTACTGGCACTGGCACACGCTGCACCACGGCGCCGAGACCTACTGGGGCGGGATCCTGCCGCACTCGCAGGAGCCGGGCCGGGTCTACGAGCAGATCGCCGCGCTGGGAGCCGACTTCGCCGCCGCCGGCGACCGGGTGACCGAGCTGACCCCCGACTCCGATGTGGCGATCCTGTTCTCGAACGAGAGCAAGTGGGCGCTCGAGGAGTACCCCTCGTTCAGTGATTCGGCGCACGGCACCGGGGCCGCCCGCGGCGTGCCCGTCGCGTCGACGCGCACCTTCCAGACCATCTTCGACTCCTTCGCGCGCGGCGCCTTCGAGGCGGGGCTGCAGTCGAACACGGTGCACCCCTCGCAGCTGACCGAGACGACGCCCGCCGCCTACGCGGCCGCGCATCCCGTGCTGGTCGCCGCGGCGTTCACCATCGCCGACGACGCGCAGCTGCAGTGGCTGGAGGCGTACGCGGCCGCGGGCGGGCACCTGGTCGTGGGCGTGCGCACCGGCTACGAGGACGAGGAGGCGCGGGCCCGGCTGCAGCGCAAGCCCGCCTTCCTCGACCGGGCCGCGGGCGTGCACTACGACGAGTTCGCGAACCTCGCAGTCCCGCTGCCGGTCGTCGCGGAGTCGGGCTTCCCGCTGCCGGTGGGCGCCACGGCGACCCTGTGGGCGGACGGCCTGCAGCCCGACGACGCCGACGTGCTGGTGCGCTACGTCCACCCGCACCACGGCCGGTTCGCCGCCGTGACGACGCGCGCGCACGGCGCGGGCCGGGTCACGACCGTCGGCACCGTGCCGGACCTCGAGCTGGCGCGTGCCCTGATGTCCTGGGCCGTCGGCGACCCCGCTTCGGGTTGGCGCCGCGCGACCGCGTCGCAGACGGTCACCAGCGCGACCAACCGCCACGGCGAGCGGATCCGCTTCGTGCACAACTGGTCCTGGGAGCCCTCGGTGTACCCGCTGCCGGCTGCCGCCACCGACGTGCTGACCGGAGCCGAGCTGCCCGCAGGCACCGAGCTCGAGCTCGGCCCGTGGGACGTGCGGGTCCTCGCCGCGAAGGACTGA
- a CDS encoding carbohydrate ABC transporter permease: MTATTGIVTADAPERRLPRRQRRASGGERARRGLLYVTLSALLLVFVFPLLWALSGSFKNRGDIFSTPPSLVPNPATTDNYVNLLTTQPFWAWFGMSVGTSLLATAVSVFVCAMAGYGFAKFAFRGKKVLFTIMFSSLSVPFVVILVPLFILIVKAGLSNPWFALIVPWVAPAFGIFMMQQFIVQSIPDEIIEAARIDGNSEFGTFWRVVLPLLRPSLGALGVWGFLQSYNSFLWPLVLLSDSSQYTIPLGLNILFASENRSYDLVLAGAVLASVPTILVFFLLRKQLLDGLTAGAVKG, encoded by the coding sequence ATGACCGCCACCACGGGAATCGTCACCGCCGACGCTCCGGAGCGCCGCCTTCCGCGGAGGCAGCGCCGGGCGAGCGGCGGCGAGCGCGCCCGCCGAGGACTGCTCTACGTCACCCTCTCGGCCCTGCTGCTCGTCTTCGTGTTCCCGCTGCTGTGGGCGCTGAGCGGCTCGTTCAAGAACCGCGGCGACATCTTCTCCACTCCCCCGTCGCTCGTCCCGAACCCCGCGACCACCGACAACTACGTCAACCTGCTGACCACGCAGCCCTTCTGGGCCTGGTTCGGCATGAGCGTCGGCACCTCGCTGCTGGCGACCGCGGTCTCGGTCTTCGTCTGCGCCATGGCGGGCTACGGCTTCGCGAAGTTCGCCTTCCGCGGCAAGAAGGTGCTCTTCACGATCATGTTCTCGTCGCTGTCGGTGCCGTTCGTCGTGATCCTGGTGCCGCTGTTCATCCTGATCGTGAAGGCGGGGCTCTCGAACCCGTGGTTCGCGCTGATCGTGCCGTGGGTCGCTCCCGCGTTCGGGATCTTCATGATGCAGCAGTTCATCGTCCAGTCGATCCCGGACGAGATCATCGAGGCGGCCCGGATCGACGGCAACAGCGAGTTCGGCACCTTCTGGCGCGTGGTGCTGCCGCTGCTGCGCCCCTCCCTCGGAGCGCTGGGCGTCTGGGGCTTCCTGCAGAGCTACAACAGCTTCCTCTGGCCGCTCGTGCTGCTCTCGGACTCGTCGCAGTACACGATCCCCCTGGGCCTGAACATCCTGTTCGCGTCGGAGAACCGCTCCTACGACCTCGTCCTGGCGGGCGCGGTCCTCGCCTCGGTGCCGACGATCCTGGTGTTCTTCCTGCTGCGCAAGCAGCTGCTCGACGGGCTGACCGCGGGCGCCGTCAAGGGCTGA
- a CDS encoding carbohydrate ABC transporter permease gives MSTLTTAGAPASAQDGRGGSPLEARRAAKRKRLNTSGGRAPYLFIAPFYLLYALFMIVPVGAAIYLSLTEWVGLGSPEFVGLANYGNLLGDTSFGVALVNTLIYTLIAVFVIVPCSLLIAQGLNARGLKARDLFRLTFFIPMVLSPIVIALIYSLIFDRSYGLLNSLIRAVFGFGDIDWLGDPTLAKVAIGFVLLWRTVGYLTIFFLAALQAVPKELYEAAELDGAGVLAKFRTVTLPAIRPVTAFVVVTSFISAAQLFDEPYLLTRGGPGEATLSVSMFIYRAAFERQQFGYAAAAGVVLFVLVFAVSQILNRALAIGRTS, from the coding sequence ATGTCGACTCTCACCACGGCCGGGGCGCCCGCCTCCGCTCAGGACGGCCGCGGCGGCTCACCGCTCGAGGCCCGGCGCGCCGCGAAGCGGAAGCGCCTGAACACCTCCGGCGGGCGGGCCCCGTACCTCTTCATCGCGCCGTTCTACCTGCTCTACGCGCTGTTCATGATCGTCCCGGTCGGGGCGGCGATCTACCTGAGCCTCACCGAGTGGGTCGGCCTCGGCTCGCCCGAGTTCGTCGGGCTGGCCAACTACGGGAACCTGCTCGGCGACACGAGCTTCGGCGTCGCGCTGGTGAACACGCTGATCTACACGCTGATCGCGGTGTTCGTGATCGTGCCGTGCTCGCTGCTGATCGCACAGGGCCTGAACGCCCGCGGGCTCAAGGCGCGCGACCTCTTCCGGCTCACCTTCTTCATCCCGATGGTGCTCTCGCCGATCGTCATCGCGCTGATCTACAGCCTGATCTTCGACCGCAGCTACGGACTCCTGAACTCGCTGATCCGCGCGGTCTTCGGGTTCGGCGACATCGACTGGCTCGGCGACCCGACACTCGCCAAGGTCGCGATCGGCTTCGTCCTGCTCTGGCGCACGGTCGGCTATCTGACGATCTTCTTCCTCGCCGCACTGCAGGCCGTGCCGAAGGAGCTGTACGAGGCGGCCGAGCTCGACGGCGCCGGTGTGCTCGCGAAGTTCCGCACCGTGACGCTCCCCGCGATCCGCCCGGTGACCGCGTTCGTCGTCGTCACCTCCTTCATCAGCGCCGCCCAGCTCTTCGACGAGCCGTACCTGCTCACGCGGGGCGGACCGGGCGAGGCGACCCTCTCCGTCTCGATGTTCATCTACCGCGCCGCGTTCGAACGCCAGCAGTTCGGCTACGCCGCCGCGGCCGGAGTCGTGCTCTTCGTGCTCGTCTTCGCCGTCAGCCAGATCCTCAACCGCGCCCTCGCCATCGGGAGAACCTCATGA
- a CDS encoding ABC transporter substrate-binding protein, translating to MHPLSPALSRRGLLRLGAAAGGSAALASLLASCAATGPQAAVESGAVDLSFWTHDDGYVTFFTEALALADARTDFSYSLDVTKIGATDIVTKLIAQAVAGSGTPDLVGIEVANFARTLRGSIAPELLVDLTEATAPYRDDLIAARVDAFSKDGALYALDSDTPLAVYYYREDEFARLGVPTDLETWEEFARVGGEISAREGVSFGALSVGSDLPQVVQGYQLLLMQRGGQLFDRDGNLDLATPEAEEALQFAVDGLASGFFTTVADYYGPSMQSGLKQGSILGVDMPTWYSSYGIKPNVPEQAGLWRVKTLPRFANGGSRTAVGGGTGFAAVTGKANSDAAVELVLAAYLDPAQQVKRYRDLGYLPTLRSVYDDPELATITDDYFGGQALFDVYGEIIDEVPSLFQSQDQQILTTVLSGYLLQAYKGTLSPAQALRATAEDFRGQARS from the coding sequence ATGCACCCACTGTCCCCCGCGCTCTCGCGCCGCGGGCTGCTCCGTCTCGGCGCCGCCGCCGGCGGCTCGGCGGCCCTCGCCTCCCTGCTCGCCTCGTGCGCCGCGACCGGCCCGCAGGCGGCCGTCGAGTCCGGAGCCGTCGACCTCTCGTTCTGGACGCACGACGACGGCTACGTGACGTTCTTCACGGAGGCGCTCGCCCTCGCCGATGCGCGCACCGACTTCTCCTACTCGCTCGATGTCACCAAGATCGGCGCGACCGACATCGTCACCAAGCTGATCGCGCAGGCCGTCGCCGGCTCCGGCACGCCGGACCTCGTCGGCATCGAGGTCGCGAACTTCGCCCGCACGCTCCGCGGCTCGATCGCCCCCGAGCTGCTGGTGGACCTCACCGAGGCGACCGCCCCCTACCGCGACGACCTGATCGCCGCCCGCGTCGACGCGTTCAGCAAGGACGGCGCCCTCTACGCGCTCGACTCCGACACTCCGCTCGCCGTCTACTACTACCGGGAGGACGAGTTCGCGCGCCTCGGCGTGCCGACCGACCTCGAGACCTGGGAGGAGTTCGCCCGCGTCGGCGGCGAGATCAGCGCGCGGGAGGGCGTGTCCTTCGGCGCGCTCTCCGTCGGAAGCGATCTGCCGCAGGTCGTGCAGGGCTACCAGCTGCTGCTGATGCAGCGCGGCGGACAGCTCTTCGACCGCGACGGGAACCTCGACCTCGCCACTCCGGAGGCCGAGGAGGCCCTGCAGTTCGCGGTCGACGGACTCGCCTCCGGCTTCTTCACGACCGTCGCCGACTACTACGGCCCGAGCATGCAGAGCGGCCTGAAGCAGGGCTCGATCCTCGGCGTCGACATGCCCACCTGGTACTCGAGCTACGGCATCAAGCCGAACGTGCCCGAGCAGGCCGGCCTCTGGCGGGTGAAGACGCTCCCCCGCTTCGCGAACGGCGGCAGCCGCACGGCCGTGGGCGGCGGCACCGGCTTCGCGGCGGTCACCGGCAAGGCCAACAGCGACGCCGCGGTCGAGCTCGTCCTCGCCGCCTACCTCGATCCGGCCCAGCAGGTGAAGCGCTACCGCGACCTCGGCTATCTGCCGACGCTGCGCTCGGTCTACGACGACCCCGAGCTCGCGACGATCACCGACGACTACTTCGGCGGCCAGGCGCTCTTCGACGTCTACGGCGAGATCATCGACGAGGTCCCGTCGCTCTTCCAGAGCCAGGACCAGCAGATCCTCACGACCGTGCTGTCGGGCTACCTCCTCCAGGCCTACAAGGGCACCCTCTCCCCGGCGCAGGCGCTCCGCGCCACGGCCGAGGACTTCCGCGGCCAGGCCCGCAGCTAA